Sequence from the Pedobacter sp. D749 genome:
TCTCTAACTCAAAAGCTGAACCTTGGCTTATGTTCAAAAAATATTTGAATTGAGCACCACTTCCTCTACCAGAACCCTCAGCTATATTCGAAGGAATTGATACCGAACATCTTTTCATTTGCGAAATCAATCCAAATCTTTCTTCATTCGGCAAGAGCGATGTCGCTTTATAAACTTCAACAGCTAAGTCGATTGATTTTTTCCAAACTTTTAATTCTTTAAAATTGTGCATATTTATTAGTATTAGTGACTGAGTAATATGTTGGGATGATTTATTAACTGGTTTATTCACCTTGCTATTAAATCTTGATACTACATACTCATATCTCGATACTATCTAAAAAAGTTCAAATATCCCCGCAGCACCTTGCCCTGTTCCTACGCACATGGTTACCATTCCATATTTCTTATTTTGTCTTTTTAATTCGTTCATAATCTGCACGGTAAGTTTTGCGCCGGTACAGCCCAGCGGATGGCCGAGTGCAATTGCACCACCGTTTACATTAATTACCTCTGGATTTAAATCCAATGTTCTGATTACGGCTAACGATTGTGAGGCAAAAGCTTCATTCAGTTCAATTAAATCGATATCTTCTTTTTTCAAACCTGCTTGTTTTAATGCCTTTGGAATC
This genomic interval carries:
- a CDS encoding four helix bundle protein, which codes for MHNFKELKVWKKSIDLAVEVYKATSLLPNEERFGLISQMKRCSVSIPSNIAEGSGRGSGAQFKYFLNISQGSAFELETQLIISNRLELLDDELSADLIEKTTEIQKMVYALDRSIKV